GTTAGCGAGCTCCCTCTCCAGCATTCGTGCTGACTTCCACCAATCGCGTTGTAAGGGGCGGTGAGGCGTCCGCTTTCATTGATGTGCTAAGAAAGACACTGCTCACATTTGGCTTGAACCTCAGCTCTACCGTTGTGTTGACTGCAGGGGACTCTGTTGGAGAGTATCTTTCGAAAAGTGGTAGCACTTTTATCATTGGACTTGCTGTTGATGGCATTGTGGTAACTGAAGAGCATCTACGTACTCGCAACAAGGTGCGCGTATTTGTCCAGTTCTCTGGCATTGCGCTGCTGTAAAATGAGTTTGTGCAAGCCTTCAACAGTAGCGACGGCGCCAAGCACCTTTTGTTCGCAACAAGTTTGCTTTGCTAGCCAGACATCAACACGACATCGTAGACTGTGCAACGGTTCCACGAGGCGGTACGTGAGGTGGAAAAGTGGACGCCGCTGTCGGTGCTGGGTTTCGCCACGGGTAGACTAATACAAGAGAATCTGCAAAACATGGAAAGGGTAACGTCCGGCCTGCTGCTcgattttttcttcaaccaaACAGTAATCACCATTGATGACATGCATTATATGGGCCGTACAAACATTATGATTGCATAATcaacgttgttgttgccgctgaTGACTGCGTGACAAACTTCGGTGCTACGGATATaagtctgtgtgtgtgtgtgtgatcaATGGCACGTGCGCTACGGTCAGATGCACCAACACTACAGAATGCGATGTCGCCGTCGTTGATGTGCGCTGTCCCCAACGGTAATGCCCTCAACCCCTCACAACTTGCtggtgtggttgatgactcTTTATTCGTTGTGGCTCTCGCAATATGTCTAAGCTTACTTGCGTCATTCCCTCTCCGTGGCACCCGTGATAACGACAGCGCGCCGAAGGAGCCAACGGACCCTgtgacactaatatttactgacattgagagCAGGACTGTgttgtgggctgcacaccctgacCTGACGCCTGAtgccgttgcaacacatcaccgtCTGATTCGTTCACTGATTGGGAGGTATGACTGCTACGAGGTGAAAACTGTTGGTGATTTGTTCACAATAGCGAGCAAGAGTCCCTTCGCTGCCGTCCACCTCGCACAGGAACTAcagctgtgtttcttgcatcatTCCTTCCGAAGGGGCTGCACAATTTCTGACAGCGCCGAATGGACAAATGCATAATATTACTGAGCGCTGCTTACGCACGCAGCTTATATAATGTCACATGCGTTGTGATTTGTAGAGGGGAGTGGGCCACCAGAAATTAGGTCATTTTAATGTCAATAAGTTTTTACCGCTTGTTGGAGCCGTCATTCCCCGCACTTAACCTTTTCGAACCGAGGAGTTGGTAAAAGACGGCCAATCAACGGTATCGTCGACACCATGGCCATCAGTACGGGATTTTACATACGGTAACGAAGCGTGggcatatgtttttctttaaacgtcatttttattttatttttctgtacATTGTTGCTGTCACTTCTATGAAGTATAGCCAGAATGTCAGAGTAGTGCATTTGTgtgcaaaacaaagaaaataatactccctttgtttttctctccctcttggGTTGTATGAAAAGAGGGGGCTCCTGTTTGTAGGATGACAAgagctgttttgtttctttcctcaaaaaaaattacatgCTCCATAGTTGCTCCAATATTCCCATCCCTTCATTGGAAAATGACCCGACGGCTCCGTCCATGTGAGTGAAGCGGTGTCCCTGATATTTGCCCtgatgctttttcttttttccaccgtgGAACCTGCACTGCACTGCACTTGCGTTCCCTCATCCCCTCTTACAGTTATCCGTTTCACTTCCCCTGTTGAGGAATGCGTATTTCCAACCGTGCGAGATATCAAACAGTAAATCTGtcggacaaacaaaaggctGAGAAATTCTTCACATAAACTTATGAGCTTCCACCACTGAGGCACGCACgctcaccaacaccaacaaagtcAAGCAAAAGTCGCTGCATATTAATACTCAATGGCGCCATAatgttcccttttcctttttccttccgttgGGGTTACACAACACTTGTGGGAACCCGCTTCACTTCGTCCTTTTCCAATTATGAAGGTaactgtgttttgtttgccaCACTTCCGCTTGTTATTTCTCCAACTGGTTTCACTTTCAGAAGTCGCGTGTACACCacttgtggaggaaataTTACATTAAGCAAAaccaacaacgaaaaaaatggcAATACATTCTAAAACATTCCCTCAACATTGCAGAACTCATGAAAGGAACCATGGTTACTGCCACCAGGCTAAGCAAAGACCAAAAGGCTTTTGAAATGTGTTTTCGAATCGAATGTACCACTGGTATTTCTTTAAcatgcaaacacaacacaaatcactgcatacacaaacacgagTGCCAAGCTTCTTATAGAGATATTTCAATACCTGAAAAAGGGACCGGGACGCAAAGTTTGGGAATGGAATTTCCCCACCCGTAACGGTGATTATCTAAGACGCTCAATCAACACATTTCCGCCTGTCCACAGTTAATCGGAAACCGTAGTGCCCATATGTCTCCCTAATTACTGTTGTCCCTTCAGTTTTCACAGTAGATGTTTCAATTGGTTTCTGCGGCCGAGGTAAATAAAGCTTATGTGTCATATCCGGGAGGTGTTTCCATGTGTCTTCGCTTTCCGTTTTGTCACTGCGTTTGGGCTCACGCAATGACATTAATTGAAATTTCAGGCCACTACCATATATGGGTGGCTCGTGGAGAGAGTGAGGATTGGGATTATTCTAACAGctttgtggttgtgtgtgtCGTGCTTTTGGAAAATATTGCAAccaatgaaagggaaggcaaGTGTCACCTTACTTTCCATGCTGCGACATCAATGCATAAGAATTATATGCTAGTTGCTCTGCGAGGGAAGGCCGTGAAGGCGAAGGTTAGCTTCCGGTTTAAGGAAGTGTAGAGACTTCCTGATACTACTGTCAGAAACTACTGTTGCTGCGTGCTTCAGGCACTGGGTCAGTAATTCATAAATACAACAacgagaataaaattaatcccTTGTGGCTGCTAAGCGTGTAAGCAactgagaataataaacagtATATTTTTGCCACACTTTATtgatttctttatatatacaaaaaaccTCATTACAtttatcatttcttttgtgccCAAAGACTGCTGAATGAAGGTTAGGATTACTGACCATAACACATTTTGGCATGCACCTCAATTACTTCCTTATAACACTTCCCCCCCTCGTTTGATTCATCGCTTAGCtctattattaaaaaagaaaaagcatttcCTCAACACTCAGCACCTCAAGGAATCGGAAACGGGAACTACAATGTCAGGAaaccaaggaagaaagcgacaGCGCAGCTCATCACCTGAGCAGTCAGAAGCTTTAAAGGAACCATCAACTactgaacaaaataaactcacCACCGTTACAATCACCGAAGAGACGCGTGACGCCGGTAATGATGAAACTGTGATATCATTACTGAATGAGCATGAGAAATTGATTAAACAAACGACACGGCTGGAAAGCAGTGTGAAGGCACTTAAATGTTTCATGAGTAATCTCACAGCTATGAGTGGCGAAAGGcaaggtggtgtgtgtgatgacACCGAATGCATACATAGAGTAACATTATATAATGCTGCTGATAATGCCTTCAGTGACGAAGGACTATATGAAGGtgctctttcctcactctgtGGCCGTATTCAAGCTAAGAAATTAACCATCACGTTATCAAAGGGTTGGAAATTTAACTCACGACAAGTCAGTAAGCTAAAGCAGTTAGAAGAGTTACGCATTGAATATCCGCGTGGAAAACTTGTGAATATGATATCTTTGAAGAGACTGCAAATGTTGAAAAGGCTTTGTCTCAGGAGCAACAATATTGACAACAATGACGGTCGTCACTTATTCAATATTGGAACATTGGAGGAGTTGGCTATTACTGATACCATGCAACTGACAAATATCAGAGGAATCTCTCGCTTGACTAACCTGAAGTGTCTTGAGTTAAATTCCACAAATATTGACGACAGctgtgtggaggaaataagtGCATGTGCTAAACTGTCCAAACTGTGTATATCTAAATGCAACAATATCACAGACGCGACACCAATTTCACAACTTGCAGCGCTGGAAGAGTTGAATCTAAGCAATTGCCACATAACGAAGGGAATAGGAACACTTGGCATGTTGTTGCGACTGCGTATGCTTGACTTGAGTGGTGTTCCTGTGGAAGATAATTGTCTGAAGGATTTGTGTGACTGTGGGTCTCTTGAAAGGCTGAACATTTCTTATCGTATTCAGCTGACAGATATCAATCCACTCTCCAATGCCACTGCTATTGAGGAATTGAACCTTAACGGTTGTCGCCGAATAACACGGGGGATAGGCGTTGTGTGGGCATTACCAAAGCTCCGTGTATTGCACATGAAGGATGTGCACCTGAGCGAGCCATCTCTCGATTCAGTTGGGACTGGTGGACCACTTGTAAAGGTCAGTCTTGATAACTGCGCAGGCTTTGGTGATATGACACTCTTATCCAGCATTGTTACACTCGAGGAGCTGAATATTCAAAAATGTGCTGACATCATTAGTGGTGTGGGTTGCCTTGGTACACTGCCATACCTGCGTGTGCTTAACATAAAGGAGGCACACATCTCGTCCCTTGACTTTACTGGTATTGGTGCCTCAAAATCCCTTTTACAGCTCAATATGGAGAGTATCACGGGACTGAGTAATGTGGAAGCACTCGCCAACATTTTGACTCTGGAAAAACTAAGCCTTCACGGCTGCACGGGTATTGACGCAGGAATTGGATGTCTTGGAAACCTGCCACAGCTTAAAATGTTGGACCTGTCTGGCACAAATACCGACAATGAGTCTCTCAGAAGTTTATGCCTATCGCAGACAGTGGTGTCCCTCAACCTTTCCCATTGTtggaaaatgacaaatgtGTCCCATATTTCAAGCCTCGAAGCATTGAATGAACTGAATCTGAGCAACTGTTTTGGAATAAATGCAGGATGGGAAGCACTTGAAAAACTTCAGCAGCTACATGTGGCAATCCTCTCGAATACACATATTACTGATAGAGACATATCCCATTTCAGCAACTGCAAAAACCTTATTACGCttgatctttctttctgcaaTAAGTTACTTGATGTTACAGCTCTCTCTAACATCACTACGCTTGAGGAGTTGAATCTTGATAGTTGTTcaaacatcagaaaagggCTGAGCGTTCTTGGAGAGTTGCCACGGCTTTGTGTGTTGAACATAAAGGGTGTACAGTTGGAAGACTCAGTTATTGTTTCACTAGGGAATGGTAACTCATTTGTAAGGCTCAGTCTTGAGAACTGCAAAGGGTTTGGTGATGTCGCGCCCCTCTCGAACCTTGTTACACTTGAGGAACTGAATCTCCACTACTGTGACAAAGTAACCTCTGGAATGGGAACACTGGGCAGGCTACCGCAGCTTCGTGTACTGGATTTGGGACGGACACAAGTTGATGATAATTCCCTTGAGAATATCTGCACATGCTCAAGCCCACTTGTATCATTAAATCTTTCGAATTGCAAGAAAATAACATCTATTTCTGCAATAGCTTCCCTTACAGCATTGGAGGAACTCAACATTGACAACTGCTGTAATGTAACATCCGGCTGGAATGTATTTGGTACACTTCACCAACTGCGTGTAGCCACACTGTCGAATACACGCACTAATGATGAAAACGTACGGCACGTTAGCGAGTGCAAGTCTTTGAATACACTCAACCTTGCGTTTTGCAAAGATATAACAGACGTCACAGCACTTTCTAAAATTACCATgcttgaggagttgaacCTTGATTGTTGCCATAACATCAGAAAAGGTATTGAAACTCTTGGAACGCTTCCCAAGGCACGTATCCTAAGCATGAAGGAATGTTACATGGGAGACGGATATGCGCAACAATGTTCCATCCTTGGGAATAGTAAGTCACTTGTGAAACTGAATCTTGAGAGGTCAAGAGGGCGCATATCTGTGAAAGCTCTGTCTAACGTTGCGACGTTGGAGGAATTGGTACTCGATCATGCACGGAAAGTATGTTGTATACCGTCATTTTCCTGTCTACCGCGCCTTCGAGTACTGAATCTGAAATATACGGATATCAATGGTGATGTAACTAAAAATATTTCCGAATCAAAATCGCTGCGATCACTCAACTTATCACATTGCAAATGGGTAACTGATATATCAGTATTATCTTCCTTATTGACACTGGAGGAGCTGAATGTTAACTGCTGCAATGGAATACGAAAAGGCTGGGAGTCGCTCGGAAAGCTGCCTCTACTACGTGTGGCAATTCTATCTGATACTAAAATCACCGCTAAAGATATAGCTTGCCTCAGCAGTTGCAAAAAGCTGGTGAAACTAAAGTTCTTCCAGTGTGAGAAGTTGTCAGATGTTACGGTGGTGTATAAAATTCAATCACTGGAGGAGCTGATAGTTACGAGCTGTTCAGACGGCCTCAAGGGACTGAATGCCCTTGGTACACTCCCACGGTTGCGTTTTCACCATCTGCGAAATGTGAGAGGTAGTGATATATCTGTTGAATCTATTGGGACGAGCAAATCTCTCGTGAGGCTTCATATTGAAGTGGGCGAGGAGTTGACAGATATAACACCCCTCTCCAACATCACGTCCCTTGAGGAATTGTCATTGCGGGATTACCGTAAACCCCCGGAAGGAGTCGGGACACTTGGGAAACTGCCACGGCTTAAATCGCTGGATCTCGGTTTATCTCGCATTAGCGATAGCACACTTTATTGTATTTGTCTGTCTCGATCAATTACGTCACTTAACCTAGACTCCAGTTGGAAACTAACAGACATATCTCATATATCAAATCTTAcggcactggaggaattgAATCTGGGAGGATGTTACTACATAACTTCAGGCTGGGAAGCACTAAGCGAATTACCACGACTTCGTGTGCTCAACTTGGAATTCACCAGAGCTACGACGCGTGACGGTGGATACTATATCAGCAGATGCAAATACCTCGTCACACTCAACCTTGAATTGTGTGATATGACCGATGCTTCATGTCTTGCTAATATCAAgacactggaggagttgcatATAGGAGGATGCGACGAGCTAACGCAGGGGTTTAGTGCACTTTTCACTCTTCCACAGTTGCGCATTCTTAACTTGATTTGTTCTCTTATTACAGATGAAGATCTCAGGGAAATTCAACCACCCCATACCATTGAGGAGCTCAATCTTTCTTATTGTGTGGAGCTTAATGATATTACACCACTTGGGAGGATAAAATCaattaaaaaattgcatCTCCGTCAGAGACATGATGTCAGAAGGCCTACAGAAGGATTCAGGAGTCTTTTGGAATTGCCATGTCTTTCTTGGGTTGACCTAGACAACGTGTATGGCTGGTCTGATGTTTCTTGTGAActgagaaaaaggagagtacATATCCGTTAATATTTGATCCATTGCTTCACTTTGTATAATTTAGCAACTTATTGCTGAGAATACGTTATTAAATTTAACAGCCAGTTTGAGTGGTTCGCTCACTGTAGGCACTATTACTCAAACAGATACCAGTAACAATTCATACGGATGATATTGTATGTTACACTATCTTAAATACGAGAAATACGAAGATCTCATTACAGTCATGTAAGCGTTTAACAAATTAGTAAGTCATACCAATCATATATtgtgaagaataaagaaCAGTTAGGAaggtgcgtgtgcgtgtatgtgaCAAGCTTTTTTCTCAATGGAAATTTTGATTTTAGTTGTAAGCGTAGTAATTATTGTATTATTCTCGTTCATATTACAACTATACCAAATGAACATATCATTATATTGTATGCCATTCTAACTTTATGACTACacatccacacacatatatattgaattattattactatttctatcgttcttattgttattacatgAAACACAACATTCACATTTAATTTTTACTCATAGCCACACctgaaaagtaaaagcactCAACATTCTGCAGTACTGTATACCTTTCAATGATATGAGGAGGTGAAGTTTATATACCATTAAAGTatagtgaatatatttcattattcttattattatttgcttTACTGAAAGAAATGACAGAGTGACTTTACAATAAATTATATCAGAGCAGCATCTTAACCACCAATTTGCTACACAGGAAGAGGATAATACAACACATCACGTGTCTCgtgattcttttttacacttgCCACTGGTATATCTACATTCTCAAACAGTGCGATTGAATATTCTCGTTTCattaaaatattatattataacttgttgtatttgtttggttttttaataacataatttattttattacatttcctttcagaATTATTTGGGCCAAACTTTTGTGAAGATGTCATACAATCTGAATTCCCTTGCGCAGCAAAGGGTTGTGTACCGCCTTAACCCATTAACATTTGTGCTACATGTGCATGGGAAAGTGTATTAAACATTTCACTGGTTTTGGgaaatattattttctttcttacaacATGATGCCTCAGAAGAACTGAAGGCGAGAGCAGAtcctttcattcattttattttccttttctcaccGTATCCGTATATGTTTATGACTTTCCAGAAAACACTGCTGGGGTAAATTATGTATTTCttcatatttactttttatttgacaacaacaagaaagggatttcctcctcacacaCTTAAATTAATTAGACACTGCTGTTAACTGATAAGTTACAGACAGCCGCACATTTAAGTTACACAAATCCACACCGATTcgaaatagtaaaatatcaaatattatgtatttatttgagaaaaaaaagagacgaaaagAAGCGCTGCATCTGAAGCAAGATGCATGTGAGTTCGAAGAACAACTGTCATTTGAATATCATATCCCCAAATTGTTTTGATTACATTATTAGCAGTAAATGCTTACGGAACTTGGGAAGTGAATGACTACTGAAATTAGAAGCATGAGGACGCACCGCGATGGCACATGAAAGTAACATTGGTGggatttttatatattggaAAGTGGAGTGGCTTTAAGGTGTTTTACATGATGTTTAGTTGGAGATTGAAATAATTCAAAAAGCAGTGAAAGACTGTTATGATACAGGAATCTTTTCGTTTACTAATTTCAAGCTCACTCCCGCGACGCACTATTTTCGGTTTGCATTGCAGGAGGTGGTATGATATATGCAACCgcttatttcttatttatttatttttgcgaGTTTATATAAGTGTGGTTTGGTGGCGTGGAAAATTTTAGCATGTGGTTAATGTCTTTATGACAAGAAACTGCTCTGCTCGAGCGATGGTATTGGAAGgttaaatataaattataTGTTTTATGAGTTAATCAAATGCTGAATGCTTCAACTGACTCACTCTTCAAACCAAAACACTTTCTCAGCTTTTCCACTCTCAGCTAAAAATGTAGTTCAGTTTCCaaacagcacaccacatCTCATTCACCATCGGGTAAAGAGATATTTGTATGGGCAACACGAAAGTGGAGAAGTGCagaaagtagaaataaagaatatatatatatatatcgaatTATGTTGGAACTGCAGGTATCATTCAACCTAAGAGTAAAAACACccttccttctgttgtgaGCCGCAACCATGCCGTGATGAAGTTACAAGTGGAAGGAGTTGACTCAAATCATTCATCACCTAATCTCTGTAATGTGAATATGTTTGTTGAGAGATATTCGTATGTTAATGAGAGACCATTATGCAGAGGGAAGAACAGCCGACGACTGCAACCTAAAACCCGTAATTTGCGGACTGTGATAAACTTTAAtagtttcattttattatgtAAAGATGGCATCAGCAGATTATACTTGTAAGCTGTTTGAAGTCAAAACAACGATACACGGAAGGGAATGTACAAGTGGTGATTTAAATCGTATGTTTATGAGAAATTTGTAGTGTGAATCAACTGTTGAAATATGTTGTGCGACATTAACaccagatttttttttttcatattattcttcttttctttttttttttgcttgtctgTCGAACAATCTGAGGTTTAGTTGATATATTCCTGAGTTTCATCACATGTGTTGCTGTTTATATAATACTAATCGTTACAAACTAAATATCTGCAGTAAGTATATTAAAAGCATACGATTTGTCACCACCTCTTGTttaatttctctttattcaaacggcactttcttttaatcttgtaaataatttttttatcgttgtttcatttgtttgtaCCCTTCATCCTCTGCGCACAgtgttgtatttatttgcttctacacgctcgcaaaaaaaaaaa
This region of Trypanosoma brucei brucei TREU927 chromosome 1, complete sequence genomic DNA includes:
- a CDS encoding leucine-rich repeat protein (LRRP), putative, which codes for MKVRITDHNTFWHAPQLLPYNTSPPRLIHRLALLLKKKKHFLNTQHLKESETGTTMSGNQGRKRQRSSSPEQSEALKEPSTTEQNKLTTVTITEETRDAGNDETVISLLNEHEKLIKQTTRLESSVKALKCFMSNLTAMSGERQGGVCDDTECIHRVTLYNAADNAFSDEGLYEGALSSLCGRIQAKKLTITLSKGWKFNSRQVSKLKQLEELRIEYPRGKLVNMISLKRLQMLKRLCLRSNNIDNNDGRHLFNIGTLEELAITDTMQLTNIRGISRLTNLKCLELNSTNIDDSCVEEISACAKLSKLCISKCNNITDATPISQLAALEELNLSNCHITKGIGTLGMLLRLRMLDLSGVPVEDNCLKDLCDCGSLERLNISYRIQLTDINPLSNATAIEELNLNGCRRITRGIGVVWALPKLRVLHMKDVHLSEPSLDSVGTGGPLVKVSLDNCAGFGDMTLLSSIVTLEELNIQKCADIISGVGCLGTLPYLRVLNIKEAHISSLDFTGIGASKSLLQLNMESITGLSNVEALANILTLEKLSLHGCTGIDAGIGCLGNLPQLKMLDLSGTNTDNESLRSLCLSQTVVSLNLSHCWKMTNVSHISSLEALNELNLSNCFGINAGWEALEKLQQLHVAILSNTHITDRDISHFSNCKNLITLDLSFCNKLLDVTALSNITTLEELNLDSCSNIRKGLSVLGELPRLCVLNIKGVQLEDSVIVSLGNGNSFVRLSLENCKGFGDVAPLSNLVTLEELNLHYCDKVTSGMGTLGRLPQLRVLDLGRTQVDDNSLENICTCSSPLVSLNLSNCKKITSISAIASLTALEELNIDNCCNVTSGWNVFGTLHQLRVATLSNTRTNDENVRHVSECKSLNTLNLAFCKDITDVTALSKITMLEELNLDCCHNIRKGIETLGTLPKARILSMKECYMGDGYAQQCSILGNSKSLVKLNLERSRGRISVKALSNVATLEELVLDHARKVCCIPSFSCLPRLRVLNLKYTDINGDVTKNISESKSLRSLNLSHCKWVTDISVLSSLLTLEELNVNCCNGIRKGWESLGKLPLLRVAILSDTKITAKDIACLSSCKKLVKLKFFQCEKLSDVTVVYKIQSLEELIVTSCSDGLKGLNALGTLPRLRFHHLRNVRGSDISVESIGTSKSLVRLHIEVGEELTDITPLSNITSLEELSLRDYRKPPEGVGTLGKLPRLKSLDLGLSRISDSTLYCICLSRSITSLNLDSSWKLTDISHISNLTALEELNLGGCYYITSGWEALSELPRLRVLNLEFTRATTRDGGYYISRCKYLVTLNLELCDMTDASCLANIKTLEELHIGGCDELTQGFSALFTLPQLRILNLICSLITDEDLREIQPPHTIEELNLSYCVELNDITPLGRIKSIKKLHLRQRHDVRRPTEGFRSLLELPCLSWVDLDNVYGWSDVSCELRKRRVHIR